A single window of Neisseria sp. KEM232 DNA harbors:
- a CDS encoding helix-turn-helix domain-containing protein, with product MTQKNTAQTANHSDGTNSKRHSTKPPSQHARILQWLKNGGITNYEMHTRGINAATARISELRRMGYPVQDRYEPHANQFGRKTKIKRYWLA from the coding sequence ATGACACAAAAAAATACCGCCCAAACGGCAAACCATTCAGACGGCACGAACAGCAAACGCCATTCTACCAAACCGCCGAGCCAACACGCACGCATTCTGCAATGGCTCAAAAACGGCGGCATTACCAACTACGAAATGCACACGCGCGGCATCAACGCCGCCACCGCCCGCATTTCGGAATTGCGCCGCATGGGCTACCCCGTGCAAGACCGTTACGAGCCGCATGCCAACCAGTTCGGGCGGAAAACAAAAATTAAACGGTATTGGCTGGCATAG
- a CDS encoding AlpA family transcriptional regulator, producing MTNTVETFLRIGEVKKALGVTSSEAVYSRMREGNPRYDPDMPKSVKVGKRATAWLASEIAAYQQILISRSREAGK from the coding sequence ATGACAAACACAGTAGAAACCTTTTTGCGTATCGGCGAAGTCAAAAAAGCCTTAGGCGTAACCAGCAGCGAGGCCGTTTATTCCCGTATGCGCGAGGGCAATCCCCGCTACGACCCCGATATGCCCAAATCCGTGAAAGTGGGCAAACGCGCCACCGCATGGCTGGCAAGCGAAATTGCCGCCTACCAGCAGATTCTAATCAGCCGCAGCCGCGAAGCAGGCAAATAG
- a CDS encoding DUF6387 family protein, with translation MEAEQDIIREFCLGDVVNLFAEFYLVNPQMRRIFQQASVQMDRAIRLEYQDYLTDIVVMTEEENPIPESDLDTPLSEVSDYADIFIINLAQSDEVLKMAFEQKLKEIRVKESKSKLSTYWSGRRTKRYTDAEIRKIVEYRVFAYIDLYVYGQITGRKFTDVEMAAMIYPPRDNTPLDFDAVGRIARTVKPKAIELLERTNPRLLL, from the coding sequence TTGGAAGCAGAGCAAGACATTATTCGGGAATTTTGCCTTGGAGATGTTGTTAACCTGTTTGCTGAATTTTACTTAGTCAATCCGCAAATGCGCAGAATCTTTCAACAAGCCTCCGTGCAAATGGATAGAGCAATCAGACTTGAATACCAAGACTATTTAACGGATATTGTGGTAATGACTGAAGAAGAAAATCCTATCCCTGAATCCGACCTTGATACTCCGTTATCAGAAGTTTCCGACTATGCCGATATATTCATCATCAACCTAGCTCAAAGCGATGAAGTGTTAAAAATGGCTTTCGAGCAGAAATTAAAGGAAATCAGAGTAAAGGAATCAAAATCAAAATTAAGCACCTATTGGTCTGGCAGGCGCACCAAAAGATACACGGATGCCGAAATCAGGAAAATTGTGGAATATCGGGTTTTCGCCTATATCGACCTGTACGTATATGGGCAGATAACAGGCCGCAAGTTTACCGATGTTGAGATGGCCGCCATGATTTACCCGCCGAGAGACAATACCCCGCTGGATTTTGACGCGGTAGGCAGAATTGCCCGTACAGTCAAACCCAAAGCAATAGAACTTTTGGAAAGAACCAATCCAAGATTGTTGCTGTAA
- a CDS encoding site-specific DNA-methyltransferase, translated as MDFDGTRNLFIEAENLEALKILQKAYAGSVKMIYIDPPYNTGSDSFIYPDKFSETREEYARRVGDKDADGYLKRDGVFQGAWRKNPRENGHYHSNWLSMMLPRLHLARTLLRDDGVIFISIDDNEQAQLKLLCDEVFGAENFVGQFPWRKRTAKSDVPFGVSADYEFILAYAKSTEFVASVEGKERRYFETDDFPNRPWRIHDLTKQTKASERPNSFFTLKDPKTGKEYPANPLRTWAVTQDTFQEYYDAGKIVFPDDYDFLNISNPVMRYFKDDDMAKAGEKFGRIAVSTKLPENVGMSLNGTKEITDLFDGKLFDFPKPSSLISFFLNTLHDDQALILDFFSGSGTTAHAVMQLNAKDGGNRRYICVQLPEETDEKSEARKAGFDTIAEIAKERIRRAGAAVSGSLKDGQRVDTGFKVFKLSESSFKQWRQPENGADLEQQLRLAIDSVAEHAAPKNMVYELMLRLGCKLTSPVEHKNGVYWVTDEDTGKRIALLLEAADQTLIDDVIAAAPAKVVALDKWFDGNDALKSNTVLQMKDAGIVFECV; from the coding sequence GTGGATTTTGACGGCACGCGCAATCTGTTTATCGAGGCGGAAAATCTGGAAGCCTTGAAAATCCTGCAAAAAGCCTACGCCGGCAGCGTGAAGATGATTTACATCGACCCGCCCTACAACACCGGCTCCGACAGCTTTATCTATCCCGACAAATTTTCCGAAACCCGCGAAGAATACGCCCGCCGCGTGGGCGACAAAGATGCCGACGGCTATTTGAAACGCGACGGCGTGTTCCAAGGCGCATGGCGTAAAAATCCCAGAGAAAACGGGCATTACCACAGCAACTGGCTTTCCATGATGCTGCCGCGCCTGCATTTGGCACGCACGCTGTTGCGCGACGACGGCGTGATTTTTATCTCAATCGATGATAACGAACAGGCGCAGTTGAAACTGCTTTGTGATGAAGTATTTGGGGCGGAGAATTTTGTTGGGCAATTCCCGTGGCGCAAACGCACGGCAAAATCCGATGTGCCGTTTGGCGTATCCGCCGACTATGAATTTATTTTGGCTTATGCAAAATCAACGGAGTTTGTTGCCAGCGTGGAAGGCAAGGAACGCCGTTATTTTGAAACCGATGATTTTCCCAACCGACCTTGGCGTATCCACGATTTAACAAAACAAACCAAAGCCAGCGAACGCCCCAATAGTTTTTTTACGCTTAAAGATCCCAAAACAGGCAAGGAATATCCAGCCAATCCGTTGCGTACTTGGGCGGTTACGCAAGATACGTTTCAAGAGTATTACGATGCAGGAAAAATCGTTTTTCCCGACGACTACGATTTTTTGAATATCAGCAATCCCGTTATGCGCTATTTCAAAGACGACGATATGGCAAAAGCGGGTGAAAAATTCGGCAGAATCGCCGTCAGCACCAAGCTGCCTGAAAACGTGGGAATGTCTTTAAACGGCACAAAAGAAATTACCGATTTGTTTGACGGAAAACTGTTTGATTTTCCCAAACCCTCTTCTCTCATCAGCTTTTTTCTCAACACCTTACACGACGATCAAGCCCTAATCCTCGACTTCTTCTCTGGCTCTGGTACAACCGCCCACGCCGTGATGCAACTGAACGCCAAAGACGGCGGCAACCGCCGCTATATCTGCGTGCAGCTTCCCGAAGAAACCGACGAAAAATCCGAAGCGCGCAAAGCAGGTTTTGACACCATCGCCGAAATCGCCAAAGAGCGCATCCGCCGTGCGGGCGCAGCCGTTTCAGGCAGCCTGAAAGACGGGCAGCGCGTGGATACGGGCTTTAAAGTGTTCAAATTATCCGAAAGCAGTTTCAAACAATGGCGGCAGCCTGAAAACGGCGCAGATTTGGAACAGCAGCTGCGCCTTGCCATCGATTCCGTTGCCGAACACGCCGCGCCGAAAAATATGGTTTACGAGCTGATGCTGCGCCTGGGCTGCAAACTCACCAGCCCCGTCGAACACAAAAACGGCGTGTATTGGGTAACCGACGAAGACACGGGCAAACGCATCGCCCTGCTGCTGGAAGCCGCCGACCAAACGCTGATTGACGACGTAATCGCCGCCGCGCCCGCCAAGGTGGTGGCGCTGGACAAATGGTTTGACGGCAACGATGCGCTCAAAAGCAATACGGTGTTGCAGATGAAAGACGCGGGCATTGTGTTTGAGTGTGTGTGA